The Cohnella abietis genome has a segment encoding these proteins:
- a CDS encoding bifunctional metallophosphatase/5'-nucleotidase, which produces MNSQNTVTVTLLGTSDLHGHFFPTDYRGPEDKPLGLAKLSNIIRRERSENPALLLIDNGDILQGTPFMYHYAKNDRSGIHPAARALNVLRYDVAVLGNHEFNYGLELLNKATEESSCPWLSANIVNKADGQPAFGQPYRIFEMPAGIRIAVLGVTTHYIPNWEDPSNIQGLAFEDALATTQHWVKLIRETENPDAVVVCYHGGFERDPATGEATEPLTGENQGYEMCSRLEGIDALLTGHQHRLLAGELNGIAFAQPGSAGQAIAKIQLVFEQKADGGWEIGRKMAELIHVDDSVTADEDFFALFIEDERRTQEWLDQPIGTAEGDLSIKDPFAARQTDHAFTEFVNRVQMEVTGTEISCAAIFTNEARGFEQRITMRDVVSNYIYPNTLKVVLLSGRDIREALEQNARYFVIEEQTGSLRVSESYLWPKPQHFNYDMWEGIEYELDILKPEGQRVVKLLRHGEPLNPDGAYEVVMNSYRAGGGGNFDMIKDKPVVREIPTDMTEILADHIMRRGIIRASCDHNWKVVY; this is translated from the coding sequence TTGAACTCTCAAAACACAGTCACAGTTACTCTGCTTGGAACAAGCGATTTGCATGGACATTTCTTTCCGACTGATTATCGGGGGCCTGAAGACAAGCCACTCGGGCTTGCGAAGCTGTCTAACATCATTCGCAGGGAGAGAAGTGAGAACCCGGCGCTTCTGCTAATCGACAACGGAGACATTTTACAAGGCACGCCTTTTATGTACCACTATGCCAAAAATGACCGAAGCGGTATCCATCCTGCTGCTAGAGCTCTTAACGTCCTTCGCTATGATGTAGCCGTTCTTGGCAATCATGAATTCAATTACGGATTGGAGCTGTTGAATAAGGCAACCGAGGAGTCCTCCTGCCCTTGGTTATCCGCCAATATCGTGAATAAAGCTGACGGACAGCCGGCGTTCGGACAGCCTTACCGGATATTCGAGATGCCTGCTGGTATTCGAATTGCCGTGCTCGGCGTCACGACACACTATATCCCGAACTGGGAGGATCCATCTAATATTCAAGGTCTAGCCTTTGAGGATGCACTGGCAACGACACAACACTGGGTCAAGCTTATCCGCGAAACTGAGAATCCGGATGCGGTCGTCGTTTGCTATCACGGTGGATTCGAGCGGGACCCGGCTACTGGGGAGGCGACCGAACCACTGACCGGGGAAAATCAGGGCTATGAGATGTGCAGTCGTCTGGAAGGCATCGATGCCTTGCTGACGGGACACCAGCATCGACTGCTTGCTGGTGAACTGAATGGCATAGCGTTCGCGCAGCCTGGCAGCGCAGGACAGGCAATCGCCAAAATTCAACTTGTATTCGAGCAAAAGGCGGACGGTGGATGGGAAATTGGGCGCAAGATGGCCGAATTGATTCATGTGGATGATTCCGTAACGGCGGATGAGGACTTCTTCGCTCTGTTTATCGAGGACGAACGGAGGACTCAGGAATGGCTGGATCAGCCGATCGGTACGGCGGAGGGCGATCTGTCGATAAAGGACCCGTTCGCGGCGCGACAGACAGATCATGCCTTCACGGAATTCGTCAATCGCGTGCAAATGGAAGTAACGGGGACAGAGATTTCGTGCGCAGCTATTTTTACTAATGAGGCCAGAGGGTTCGAGCAACGGATCACGATGCGTGACGTAGTATCCAACTACATATATCCCAACACGCTTAAGGTCGTGCTCCTAAGCGGCCGCGACATCCGCGAAGCGCTTGAGCAGAATGCCCGATACTTCGTGATTGAGGAACAGACGGGCAGCTTGCGGGTGTCCGAATCTTACCTGTGGCCGAAGCCGCAGCACTTTAATTACGATATGTGGGAAGGGATCGAATATGAGCTTGATATCTTAAAGCCTGAGGGACAGCGGGTCGTCAAGCTGCTACGGCATGGCGAGCCTCTAAACCCAGATGGGGCTTATGAGGTTGTCATGAACAGCTATCGCGCAGGTGGCGGGGGCAACTTCGATATGATCAAGGACAAGCCTGTCGTACGGGAGATTCCTACGGACATGACGGAAATTCTGGCCGATCATATTATGAGGCGCGGAATTATCCGCGCCTCATGTGACCATAACTGGAAGGTCGTTTATTAA